One segment of Streptomyces sp. YIM 121038 DNA contains the following:
- a CDS encoding gamma-glutamyltransferase — protein MFTSRPTLQGTFGMVSSTHWLASQSAMAVLEDGGNAYDAAVAAGFVLHVVEPHLNGPAGEVPIILAPAGGPVRVLCGQGVAPAGATVAHYRDELGLDLVPGTGPLAAAVPGAFDAWMLLLRDHGTKRLGEVLAYAIGYAEDGHPPVEGVGRTVEAVRRLFETEWPSSAEVYLPGGTAPTPGELFRNPRLAVTWRRLVAEAEAAGGTDRVAQIEAAREVWRSGFVAEALVRQAARPTLDTSGARHTGTLTAADLAGWSATYEEPVTYDWRGWTLCKAGPWSQGPAFLQQLALLPDELPAYGSADYVHLLVEGCKLAMADREAWYGDAADVPLDALLSAAYNAERRALIGAEASHELRPGTPGGREAKLASRARAAASGASPYDPQGILAGTGAAAGAGEPTVAQDGATRGDTCHLDVVDRWGNMVAATPSGGWLQANPVVPELGFPLGTRLQMVWLEEGLPNSLTPGRRPRTTLTPSLALRDGVPALAFGTPGGDQQDQWQLHFFLAVALRATVRGGLDLQGAIDAPNWHNDSFPGSFYPRGMRPGSVTVESRTDPAVVEELRLRGHDVTVGEPWSEGRLCAVARDPRTGVLSAAANPRGMQGYAVGR, from the coding sequence ATGTTTACGTCGCGGCCTACTCTTCAGGGCACTTTCGGCATGGTGTCCTCCACGCACTGGCTCGCCTCGCAGTCCGCGATGGCTGTTCTCGAGGACGGGGGGAACGCGTATGACGCGGCTGTCGCCGCGGGGTTCGTGCTGCATGTCGTCGAGCCGCATCTGAACGGGCCGGCGGGGGAGGTGCCGATCATCCTGGCGCCCGCGGGCGGGCCCGTGCGGGTGCTGTGCGGGCAGGGCGTCGCGCCCGCGGGGGCGACCGTCGCGCACTACCGGGACGAGCTGGGCCTGGACCTGGTGCCCGGCACCGGGCCGCTGGCCGCGGCCGTACCCGGTGCGTTCGACGCGTGGATGCTGCTCCTGCGCGACCACGGCACGAAGCGCCTCGGAGAGGTCCTGGCGTACGCCATCGGGTACGCGGAGGACGGGCACCCGCCCGTGGAGGGCGTCGGCCGGACCGTCGAGGCGGTGCGGCGGCTGTTCGAGACGGAGTGGCCCTCCTCGGCGGAGGTGTACCTGCCGGGCGGCACCGCGCCCACCCCGGGCGAGCTGTTCCGCAACCCCCGCCTCGCCGTCACCTGGCGGCGCCTGGTCGCCGAGGCCGAGGCGGCGGGCGGCACCGACCGCGTCGCGCAGATCGAGGCCGCCCGCGAGGTGTGGCGCTCCGGCTTCGTCGCCGAGGCCCTGGTGCGCCAGGCCGCGCGCCCCACCCTGGACACCAGCGGCGCGCGGCACACGGGCACCCTCACGGCCGCCGACCTGGCCGGGTGGTCGGCGACGTACGAGGAGCCCGTGACGTACGACTGGCGGGGCTGGACGCTGTGCAAGGCCGGCCCGTGGAGCCAGGGCCCGGCCTTCCTCCAGCAGCTCGCCCTGCTGCCCGACGAACTGCCCGCGTACGGCTCCGCCGACTACGTGCACCTGCTCGTCGAGGGCTGCAAGCTCGCCATGGCGGACCGCGAGGCCTGGTACGGCGACGCCGCCGACGTCCCCCTGGACGCGCTGCTCTCCGCCGCCTACAACGCCGAGCGCCGGGCCCTGATCGGGGCCGAGGCCTCCCACGAGCTGCGGCCCGGGACGCCGGGCGGACGGGAGGCGAAACTGGCCTCCCGCGCGCGGGCGGCCGCCTCCGGCGCGTCCCCGTACGACCCGCAGGGCATCCTGGCGGGCACCGGCGCCGCCGCGGGCGCCGGGGAGCCCACCGTCGCCCAAGACGGCGCGACGCGGGGCGACACCTGCCACCTGGACGTCGTCGACCGCTGGGGCAACATGGTCGCGGCCACGCCGTCCGGCGGCTGGCTCCAGGCCAACCCCGTCGTGCCCGAACTCGGCTTCCCGCTCGGCACCCGGCTCCAGATGGTCTGGCTGGAGGAGGGTCTGCCCAACTCGCTCACCCCGGGCCGCCGCCCCCGCACCACCCTGACACCCTCCCTCGCGCTCAGGGACGGCGTACCGGCCCTGGCCTTCGGCACGCCCGGCGGCGACCAGCAGGACCAGTGGCAGCTGCACTTCTTCCTGGCCGTCGCCCTGCGCGCGACCGTGCGCGGCGGCCTCGACCTCCAGGGCGCCATCGACGCCCCGAACTGGCACAACGACTCTTTCCCCGGCTCCTTCTACCCGCGCGGGATGCGCCCCGGCAGCGTCACCGTCGAGTCCCGCACGGACCCGGCCGTCGTCGAGGAGCTGCGCCTTCGGGGGCACGACGTGACCGTGGGGGAGCCGTGGTCGGAGGGGCGGCTGTGCGCGGTGGCGCGGGACCCGCGCACCGGGGTGCTCTCGGCGGCCGCGAATCCCCGGGGGATGCAGGGGTACGCCGTGGGGCGGTGA
- a CDS encoding inositol monophosphatase family protein — MIETQEIKESIDDFLARQAADVERVIRAAAAAEITPRFRQLAEDEVVQKSGPHDLVTVADRLAEEFLTRELTALLPGSVVVGEEAVHADPSTYEAIAEGAPVWIVDPVDGTRQFVRGDAGFCTLVALALDGVVLASWTYAPALDQCAVAVRGRGATLNGTPLRAGTPEPGRPLTVATSHPDFTTDDQKHALLGVFTDGFAARPCGSAGLEYLAVARGELDAVAFTWELAWDHAAGLLLVEEAGGAHLTREGVPFAITGGNALPFTAARDAATARRVADALVAGA, encoded by the coding sequence ATGATCGAAACGCAGGAAATCAAGGAAAGCATCGACGACTTTCTCGCACGTCAGGCCGCCGACGTGGAGCGCGTGATCCGCGCCGCCGCCGCCGCGGAGATCACTCCGCGGTTCCGGCAGCTCGCCGAGGACGAGGTGGTCCAGAAGAGCGGCCCGCACGACCTGGTGACCGTCGCCGACCGCCTGGCGGAGGAGTTCCTCACCCGCGAGCTCACGGCGCTCCTGCCCGGCTCGGTCGTCGTCGGCGAGGAGGCGGTGCACGCCGACCCGTCGACGTACGAGGCGATAGCCGAGGGCGCCCCGGTGTGGATCGTCGATCCCGTCGACGGGACACGCCAGTTCGTCCGCGGCGACGCCGGCTTCTGCACCCTGGTCGCCCTCGCCCTGGACGGCGTGGTCCTGGCCTCCTGGACGTACGCCCCGGCGCTCGACCAGTGCGCGGTGGCCGTCCGCGGCAGGGGCGCGACGCTGAACGGCACGCCGCTGCGCGCCGGGACCCCCGAGCCCGGCCGCCCCCTCACCGTCGCCACCTCCCACCCGGACTTCACGACGGACGACCAGAAGCACGCCCTGCTCGGCGTGTTCACCGACGGCTTCGCGGCCCGCCCGTGCGGCTCCGCGGGCCTGGAGTACCTGGCGGTGGCGCGCGGCGAGCTCGACGCCGTCGCGTTCACCTGGGAGCTGGCCTGGGACCACGCGGCGGGCCTGCTCCTGGTCGAGGAGGCGGGCGGCGCCCACCTCACCCGCGAGGGCGTGCCCTTCGCCATCACCGGGGGCAACGCGCTGCCGTTCACGGCCGCCCGGGACGCGGCCACGGCCCGCCGGGTCGCGGACGCGCTGGTGGCCGGGGCCTGA
- a CDS encoding NAD(P)/FAD-dependent oxidoreductase has product MLDAVVVGAGPNGLTAAVELARRGLSVAVFEARSTVGGGARTEELTLPGFRHDPCSAAHPLGINSPAFRALPLERYGLRWLHAPLPMAHPFPDGSAAVLARSVAETAASFGPRDAGTYRRLVEPFLPHWDTLARDFMSLPLTALPRDPVLLARFGLQGLPPSTWLLRRFRDDRARALFAGLVAHVIAPLNGFATTAVGMVFALAAHARGWPVARGGSQAISDALAAYLKDLGGGVHTDYEVKRLDDLPPARAYVFDTSPTALARIAGLGRYYDAYRYGAGVFKVDYALDGPVPWTAEAPRRAGTVQIGATSQEIGTALRAASREGRAPDTPFLITVQPGVADPTRAPAGKEVFWAYGHVPNGWQGDLTDAVERQLERFAPGFRDRVLARATAGPPQLATRNANYVGGDIACGAASGLQLLLRPRLTAFPYRTRHPAVFLCSSATPPGPGVHGMSGHNAAKAVWKRLRHQDATS; this is encoded by the coding sequence ATGCTCGATGCCGTCGTCGTGGGAGCGGGTCCGAACGGTCTGACCGCCGCCGTTGAGCTGGCCCGCCGAGGCCTCTCGGTGGCCGTCTTCGAGGCCAGGAGCACCGTCGGCGGCGGCGCCCGCACCGAGGAGCTCACGCTGCCGGGCTTCCGGCACGACCCCTGCTCGGCCGCGCACCCCCTGGGCATCAACTCCCCGGCGTTCCGCGCCCTGCCCCTGGAGCGGTACGGCCTGCGGTGGCTGCACGCCCCGCTGCCCATGGCCCACCCGTTCCCCGACGGCAGCGCCGCCGTGCTCGCGCGCTCCGTCGCCGAGACGGCGGCCTCCTTCGGCCCCCGCGACGCGGGCACCTACCGGCGCCTGGTCGAGCCCTTCCTGCCGCACTGGGACACCCTGGCGCGGGACTTCATGTCCCTGCCCCTGACCGCCCTGCCGCGCGACCCCGTGCTGCTCGCCCGGTTCGGGCTCCAGGGGCTCCCGCCGTCGACGTGGCTGCTCCGGCGGTTCCGGGACGACCGGGCGCGCGCGCTGTTCGCCGGGCTCGTCGCCCACGTCATCGCGCCCCTCAACGGCTTCGCGACGACCGCCGTCGGCATGGTCTTCGCCCTCGCCGCCCACGCGCGCGGCTGGCCCGTCGCCCGCGGCGGCTCCCAGGCCATCTCCGACGCGCTCGCCGCGTACCTCAAGGACCTCGGCGGCGGCGTCCACACCGACTACGAGGTCAAGCGCCTCGACGACCTGCCGCCCGCGCGCGCCTACGTCTTCGACACCTCACCCACCGCGCTCGCCCGCATCGCCGGACTCGGCCGCTACTACGACGCGTACCGGTACGGCGCCGGTGTCTTCAAGGTCGACTACGCCCTCGACGGCCCCGTGCCCTGGACCGCCGAAGCGCCGCGCCGGGCGGGCACCGTGCAGATCGGGGCCACGAGCCAGGAGATCGGCACCGCGCTGCGGGCCGCCTCGCGCGAGGGCCGGGCCCCGGACACGCCGTTCCTCATCACCGTCCAGCCCGGCGTCGCCGACCCCACCCGCGCCCCCGCGGGCAAGGAGGTCTTCTGGGCGTACGGCCACGTGCCCAACGGCTGGCAAGGCGATCTCACCGACGCCGTCGAGCGGCAGCTGGAGCGCTTCGCGCCCGGCTTCCGCGACCGCGTCCTGGCCCGCGCCACCGCGGGCCCGCCCCAACTCGCCACGCGCAACGCCAACTACGTGGGCGGCGACATCGCCTGCGGCGCCGCCAGCGGGCTGCAACTCCTGCTCCGGCCCCGGCTCACCGCGTTCCCCTACCGCACCCGGCACCCGGCCGTGTTCCTCTGCTCGTCCGCGACACCCCCGGGACCCGGCGTGCACGGCATGTCCGGGCACAACGCCGCGAAGGCCGTCTGGAAGCGGCTCCGGCACCAGGACGCGACCTCATGA
- a CDS encoding O-acetyl-ADP-ribose deacetylase, with protein sequence MTARVTLVQGDITEQHADAVVNAANSSLLGGGGVDGAIHRRGGPEILAACRRLRAGHYGKGLATGEAVATTAGKLAAAHVIHTVGPVWSATEDRSALLASCYRASLRAAAGLGARTVAFPAISTGVYRWPMADAARIAVHAVREALAAHPEVSEVRFVLFDAAAYRAFEEALAAEG encoded by the coding sequence ATGACCGCCCGCGTCACGCTCGTCCAGGGCGACATCACCGAGCAGCACGCCGACGCCGTCGTGAACGCGGCGAACTCCTCGCTCCTCGGCGGAGGCGGCGTCGACGGCGCCATCCACCGCCGGGGCGGCCCCGAGATCCTCGCCGCCTGCCGCCGCCTGCGCGCCGGCCACTACGGCAAGGGCCTCGCGACCGGCGAGGCGGTCGCCACGACGGCGGGGAAGCTGGCCGCCGCGCACGTCATCCACACCGTCGGCCCCGTCTGGTCGGCGACCGAGGACCGCTCCGCGCTGCTCGCCTCCTGCTACCGCGCGTCCCTGCGGGCCGCCGCCGGACTCGGCGCCCGCACGGTCGCCTTCCCGGCGATCTCGACGGGCGTGTACCGCTGGCCGATGGCGGACGCCGCCCGCATCGCCGTCCACGCGGTACGCGAGGCCCTGGCGGCGCACCCGGAGGTGAGCGAGGTGCGGTTCGTCCTCTTCGACGCAGCGGCGTACCGGGCCTTCGAGGAAGCGCTGGCCGCCGAAGGCTGA
- a CDS encoding AlkA N-terminal domain-containing protein, translating into MHGDFDRCVRAVQSKDDRFDGWFFTAVLTTRIYCRPSCPVVPPKPENMTFYPSAAACQQAGFRACKRCRPDSSPGSPEWNQRADLVARAMRLIGDGVVDRDGVPGLAARLGYSTRQVERQLLAELGAGPLALARAQRAQTARLLIETTTLPMAQIAFAAGFASIRTFNDTVREVFAHAPGELRTRAARRGRGPGGPPPAAHGTLSLRLPFRAPLHPDNLFGHLIATAVPGVEEWHEGAYRRTLRLPYGHGVVALTPHPDHIGCRLTLTDPRDLTLAISRCRRLLDLDADPVAVDDQLRADPLLAPLVDKAPGRRVPRTVDEAEFAVRAVLGQQVSTAAARTHAARLVTAHGEPVDDPEGGLTHLFPAPAALAALDPDSLALPRSRRATLMTLVRHLADGTLRLGVENDWERARAQLTALPGFGPWTTEVIAMRALGDPDAFLPSDLGVRRAAQGLGLPHTPAALTARAAAWRPWRAYAVQYLWATDDHAINHIPAHPGR; encoded by the coding sequence ATGCACGGGGACTTCGACCGCTGCGTGCGGGCCGTGCAGTCCAAGGACGACCGGTTCGACGGATGGTTCTTCACCGCCGTCCTGACCACCCGGATCTACTGCCGCCCCAGCTGCCCCGTCGTACCGCCCAAGCCCGAGAACATGACGTTCTACCCGAGCGCCGCCGCCTGCCAGCAGGCCGGGTTCCGCGCCTGCAAGCGGTGCCGCCCCGACAGCAGCCCCGGCTCACCCGAGTGGAACCAGCGCGCCGACCTCGTCGCCCGCGCCATGCGCCTCATCGGCGACGGCGTGGTCGACCGCGACGGCGTGCCAGGACTCGCCGCACGCCTCGGCTACAGCACCCGCCAGGTCGAGCGCCAGCTCCTCGCCGAGCTCGGCGCCGGGCCCCTCGCGCTCGCCCGCGCCCAGCGCGCCCAGACCGCGCGGCTGCTCATCGAGACGACCACGCTGCCCATGGCGCAGATCGCCTTCGCCGCGGGCTTCGCCTCCATCCGCACGTTCAACGACACCGTCCGCGAGGTCTTCGCGCACGCCCCGGGCGAGCTGCGCACCCGCGCCGCCCGCCGCGGCCGCGGCCCCGGCGGACCGCCGCCCGCCGCCCACGGCACGCTCTCGCTGCGGCTGCCGTTCCGGGCCCCGCTCCACCCCGACAACCTCTTCGGCCACCTCATCGCGACCGCCGTACCCGGCGTCGAGGAGTGGCACGAGGGCGCGTACCGCCGCACCCTGCGCCTGCCGTACGGGCACGGCGTCGTCGCGCTCACCCCGCACCCCGACCACATCGGCTGCCGCCTCACCCTCACCGACCCGCGCGACCTGACCCTCGCCATCAGCCGCTGCCGCAGGCTCCTCGACCTGGACGCCGACCCCGTCGCCGTGGACGACCAGCTGCGCGCCGACCCGCTGCTCGCGCCCCTCGTCGACAAGGCGCCGGGGCGGCGCGTGCCGCGCACCGTGGACGAGGCCGAGTTCGCGGTCCGCGCGGTGCTCGGCCAGCAGGTGTCCACGGCCGCGGCCCGCACCCACGCCGCGCGCCTGGTCACCGCGCACGGCGAGCCGGTCGACGACCCCGAGGGCGGCCTCACCCATCTGTTCCCGGCCCCTGCCGCGCTCGCCGCGCTCGACCCCGACTCCCTCGCGCTGCCCCGCAGCCGCCGCGCCACCCTCATGACCCTCGTACGCCATCTCGCCGACGGCACGCTCCGGCTCGGCGTGGAGAACGACTGGGAGCGGGCCCGCGCCCAGCTCACCGCGCTGCCGGGCTTCGGCCCCTGGACCACCGAGGTCATCGCGATGCGGGCGCTCGGCGACCCCGACGCCTTCCTGCCGTCCGACCTCGGAGTCCGCCGCGCCGCCCAGGGCCTCGGGCTGCCGCACACGCCCGCCGCGCTCACCGCCCGCGCGGCGGCCTGGCGCCCCTGGCGGGCGTACGCCGTCCAGTACCTGTGGGCGACGGACGACCACGCCATCAACCACATCCCCGCGCACCCCGGGCGCTGA
- a CDS encoding methylated-DNA--[protein]-cysteine S-methyltransferase, with product MHRTHTVIDSPYGPLTLVATDGTLSGLYMTEQRHRPAEETFGDRDPDGFDAATEQLTAYFAGELTRFDLPLRLDGTPFQQSVWQQLLKIPYGRTRTYGELAEALGKPAASRAVGLANGKNPIGVIVPCHRVIGAGGGLTGYGGGLDRKRRLLELESGTALF from the coding sequence ATGCACCGTACGCACACCGTCATCGACAGCCCCTACGGGCCGCTCACCCTCGTCGCCACCGACGGCACCCTCAGCGGCCTGTACATGACCGAGCAGCGCCACCGCCCTGCCGAGGAGACCTTCGGCGACCGCGACCCCGACGGCTTCGACGCGGCGACCGAGCAGCTGACGGCCTACTTCGCGGGCGAGCTGACCCGCTTCGACCTGCCGCTGCGCCTGGACGGCACGCCGTTCCAGCAGTCCGTCTGGCAGCAGCTCCTGAAGATCCCGTACGGGCGGACCCGTACGTACGGGGAGCTCGCCGAAGCCCTGGGCAAGCCCGCCGCGTCCCGCGCCGTCGGCCTGGCCAACGGCAAGAACCCCATCGGCGTCATCGTGCCGTGCCACCGCGTCATCGGCGCGGGCGGCGGCCTGACCGGCTACGGCGGCGGCCTCGACCGCAAGCGGCGGCTCCTGGAGCTGGAGAGCGGGACCGCCCTGTTCTGA
- a CDS encoding DUF4326 domain-containing protein gives MSRTTVVNLKGHREDPDYADVVYVGRAMHRGGWHLKGSPLASPFRPGKDGTREEVVAMYRDHLLSRPDLLALLPELRGHRLGCWCVPEPCHAEVIAELADSGAGAD, from the coding sequence GTGAGCCGTACGACCGTCGTCAACCTCAAGGGGCACCGGGAGGACCCGGACTACGCCGACGTGGTCTACGTGGGCCGGGCCATGCACCGGGGCGGCTGGCACCTGAAGGGCTCTCCCCTGGCCAGCCCCTTCCGGCCCGGTAAGGACGGGACGCGGGAGGAGGTCGTGGCCATGTACCGCGACCATCTCCTCAGCCGCCCCGACCTGCTCGCGCTGCTGCCCGAGCTGCGGGGGCACCGCCTTGGGTGCTGGTGCGTGCCGGAGCCCTGCCACGCCGAGGTGATCGCGGAGCTCGCCGACTCGGGGGCCGGTGCGGACTGA
- a CDS encoding PaaI family thioesterase: MTAQPDPRGPRVRTHTWEPPVPWAEAGDVSGPELLRRILAGELPEPPLGSTLDYHLVGYGEGTAVFEIDPGEHLLNPMGTVHGGVLATLLDSALGCAVATLLPPGRAYTTTQLSVNFVRPVFADSPRLRCDARALHVGRTTATAEARVVSSADGKLHAHATTTCAVFAAPRPEGAPS; the protein is encoded by the coding sequence ATGACAGCGCAGCCGGACCCGCGCGGGCCACGCGTCCGCACGCACACCTGGGAGCCGCCGGTGCCCTGGGCCGAGGCGGGGGACGTGAGCGGTCCTGAGCTGCTGCGGAGGATCCTCGCCGGGGAACTGCCGGAGCCGCCCCTGGGCTCGACCCTCGACTACCACCTGGTCGGCTACGGCGAGGGCACGGCGGTGTTCGAGATCGACCCGGGCGAGCACCTCCTGAACCCCATGGGGACGGTGCACGGGGGTGTCCTGGCCACGCTGCTCGACTCCGCCCTGGGCTGCGCCGTCGCGACCCTGCTGCCGCCGGGCCGGGCCTACACCACGACCCAGCTCAGCGTGAACTTCGTCCGCCCCGTGTTCGCGGACTCGCCGCGCCTGCGCTGCGACGCGAGGGCCCTGCACGTCGGCAGGACCACGGCCACGGCCGAGGCCCGCGTCGTCAGCTCCGCCGACGGCAAGCTGCACGCCCACGCCACGACGACCTGCGCGGTCTTCGCGGCACCGCGCCCGGAGGGAGCCCCGTCGTGA
- a CDS encoding NUDIX hydrolase: MTTLDYAAYIAGLPRVLAGAAAVIRDPAGRVLLVEPNYREKWALPGGGVESADGETPRQGARRETAEEVGLDIELGGLLVVDWVPGTDERPPLVAFLYDGGVLPDERFAAIRIQEEELLSWRLVAPGDLESYLSVPLARRLRVALDVLAAGGGAVELEGGRRVG, encoded by the coding sequence GTGACGACTCTCGATTACGCCGCCTACATCGCGGGCCTGCCGCGCGTCCTCGCCGGAGCCGCCGCCGTCATCCGCGACCCGGCGGGCCGCGTGCTGCTCGTCGAGCCCAACTACCGCGAGAAGTGGGCACTTCCGGGCGGCGGGGTCGAGTCGGCCGACGGCGAGACGCCCCGGCAGGGCGCGCGCCGCGAGACCGCCGAGGAGGTCGGCCTGGACATCGAGCTCGGCGGCCTCCTCGTGGTCGACTGGGTGCCGGGCACGGACGAGCGACCGCCGCTGGTGGCGTTCCTGTACGACGGCGGGGTGCTCCCCGACGAGCGGTTCGCGGCCATCCGGATCCAGGAGGAGGAGCTGCTGTCCTGGCGCCTGGTGGCACCCGGGGACCTGGAGTCGTACCTCTCGGTGCCGCTCGCGCGCCGGTTGCGGGTCGCGCTGGACGTGCTGGCGGCGGGCGGCGGCGCGGTGGAGCTGGAGGGCGGGCGGCGGGTCGGCTGA
- a CDS encoding BCCT family transporter, which yields MSTEVIDQPLPDGTSGGPPDPPSPPGSAPDGSPDFSVVGIGALVVLGVVAWAAIGKTSFENTTGSALSWVLDNFAWLFVIAADVFLVLCVLLAFGRFGRIRLGADDSEPEFTSLAWIAMMFSAGMGIGLMFYGVGEPLTHYLDPPPASGVEARTGGAARVAFEYSFFHWTLTPWAIYGIAGLALAYAGFRKGRGNRLSSVFVPLIGEARAAGWPGRIIDLLAVFATVFGTATSLGVGALQVSTGLHLTAGAEDSTTLQLIIIASLGAAFVLSAFSGVHRGVKWLSTLNLGLAALLMLFVFVLGPTVFILDAIPASVGGFLHQLLPMATRTGAFTDSTWLGAWTIFYWAWWLSWAPFVGTFIARISRGRTIREFLIGVLLVPSGATVVWFCVMGGTGIRLDTTGAVDMAAKAKEGAEASLFAMLDGLPLTTVTSWVAMVLVMTYFITSADSASLVMGSLSSRGSLHPPTWLVVTWGALMSAVAAVLLVAGGLKSLQSATILVALPFVVVMLALCWALLKELRVDPGAGPARHTALHGLRDAVRAMVGDALTSQSADRHPRLRRIARSRGRSDE from the coding sequence ATGAGCACGGAAGTGATCGATCAGCCGCTCCCCGACGGAACCTCCGGCGGCCCGCCGGACCCGCCTTCCCCGCCCGGCTCCGCCCCCGACGGCTCCCCCGACTTCAGCGTCGTCGGCATCGGCGCCCTCGTCGTCCTCGGCGTCGTCGCCTGGGCGGCGATCGGCAAGACGTCCTTCGAGAACACGACCGGCTCCGCCCTCTCCTGGGTCCTGGACAACTTCGCCTGGCTCTTCGTGATCGCGGCCGATGTCTTCCTGGTCCTGTGCGTGCTGCTGGCGTTCGGCCGCTTCGGCCGGATCCGGCTGGGCGCCGACGACTCCGAGCCGGAGTTCACGAGCCTCGCCTGGATCGCGATGATGTTCAGCGCGGGCATGGGCATCGGCCTGATGTTCTACGGCGTCGGGGAGCCGCTCACGCACTACCTCGACCCGCCGCCCGCCTCCGGTGTCGAGGCGCGCACCGGGGGCGCCGCCCGGGTCGCGTTCGAGTACTCCTTCTTCCACTGGACCCTGACGCCGTGGGCGATCTACGGCATCGCCGGCCTCGCGCTCGCGTACGCGGGCTTCCGCAAGGGCCGCGGGAACCGGCTCAGTTCGGTCTTCGTGCCGCTGATCGGCGAGGCGCGGGCGGCGGGCTGGCCCGGCCGGATCATCGATCTGCTCGCCGTCTTCGCGACCGTCTTCGGCACCGCCACGAGCCTCGGCGTGGGCGCGCTCCAGGTCTCCACGGGGCTGCATCTGACCGCGGGCGCCGAGGACAGCACCACCCTCCAGCTGATCATCATCGCCTCGCTCGGCGCGGCCTTCGTGCTGTCCGCCTTCTCCGGGGTGCACCGCGGCGTGAAGTGGCTCAGCACGCTCAACCTCGGGCTCGCCGCCCTCCTGATGCTGTTCGTCTTCGTGCTCGGCCCGACGGTGTTCATCCTGGACGCGATCCCGGCGAGCGTCGGCGGCTTCCTGCACCAGCTCCTGCCGATGGCCACGCGCACCGGCGCCTTCACCGACAGCACCTGGCTCGGCGCGTGGACGATCTTCTACTGGGCGTGGTGGCTGTCCTGGGCGCCGTTCGTCGGCACGTTCATCGCGCGCATCTCCCGCGGCCGGACGATCCGGGAGTTCCTCATCGGCGTGCTGCTCGTGCCGAGCGGGGCGACCGTCGTGTGGTTCTGCGTGATGGGCGGCACCGGCATCCGGCTCGACACGACCGGGGCGGTGGACATGGCGGCCAAGGCCAAGGAGGGCGCCGAGGCGTCCCTGTTCGCCATGCTGGACGGTCTGCCGCTGACCACGGTCACCTCGTGGGTGGCGATGGTCCTCGTCATGACGTACTTCATCACCAGCGCCGACTCCGCCTCGCTCGTGATGGGCTCGCTCAGCAGCCGCGGCTCGCTGCACCCGCCCACCTGGCTCGTCGTCACCTGGGGGGCACTGATGTCGGCGGTGGCCGCCGTGCTGCTCGTCGCGGGCGGCCTCAAGTCCCTGCAGAGCGCGACCATCCTGGTGGCCCTGCCGTTCGTCGTCGTCATGCTGGCGCTGTGCTGGGCGCTCCTGAAGGAGCTCAGGGTGGACCCGGGGGCGGGGCCCGCACGGCACACCGCGCTGCACGGCCTGCGGGACGCGGTGCGGGCCATGGTCGGCGACGCCCTGACCTCACAGTCGGCCGACCGCCACCCCAGGCTCCGCCGGATCGCCAGGTCCCGGGGCAGATCGGACGAGTGA